A window of the Cicer arietinum cultivar CDC Frontier isolate Library 1 chromosome 6, Cicar.CDCFrontier_v2.0, whole genome shotgun sequence genome harbors these coding sequences:
- the LOC101508887 gene encoding pentatricopeptide repeat-containing protein At5g27110-like: MTMSIMGAHWVHQPCHIPRASTNKVCTRHHRSHHHPTPFLFLSQTPKLSKDSRGSRLTKPLVLAATETQHERPPIRPLIDLLKSCEQNGSLKQANCIHGHVLKFGFSDRDNLVFLNHVAHVYSKCMDYNAARKVFDNMPTRNAFSWTVMIVASNEHGYYRYGLELFCMMLDRGVLLDGFAFSAVLQSCVGLDSIEFGEMVHAQVVLRGFLMHAVVGTSLLNFYAKLRKCECSVKVFNNMPELNDVSWNAMISGSIGQLGDINKCHEVHRYASELGLDCTTSVGTALIDMYSKCGFLSDARVLFDSKFASCLVNAPWNAMITGYSQAGCHLEALEMFARMCQNDVKPDLYTFCCLFNSIAALKCPKALKETHGVALKGGFDAFEISVSNALTDAYVECESLEAGEKVFYRMDKKDIVSWTTMVTAYCQYSEWWKALGIFSQMRNEGFAPNHFTFSSVITACGGLCLLEFGQQIHGLICKARLETDSCIESALIDMYSKCGNLVEAKMIFERISNPDTVTWTAIISTYAQHGLVEDALKLFKKMEQSAVKVNAVTLLCILFACSHGGMVEDGLRIFNQMESRYGVVPKMEHYACVVDLLGRVGHLNEAVEFIDRMRIKPDEMVWQALLGACRIHGNFELAETAAQKIISIQPEHSSTYVLLSNTYMESGLHRVGVGLRDVMKERGIRKEPGYSWISVRGEVHKFYARDQQHPQKDKIYTMLEELTRHMKYMHYEPEFSLIF; the protein is encoded by the exons ATGACTATGAGCATCATGGGTGCACACTGGGTGCACCAACCTTGTCATATCCCTCGTGCTTCCACAAACAAAGTGTGCACGCGTCATCATCGTTCGCACCACCACCCTACCCCTTTTCTCTTTTTGTCGCAGACTCCAAAGCTTTCAAAGGACTCACGTGGAAGCAGATTGACCAAACCCCTTGTACTTGCAGCCACCGAAACACAACACGAGCGACCCCCCATTCGACCACTCATCGATCTCTTAAAGTCCTGCGAGCAAAATGGGTCTCTGAAACAAGCAAATTGCATTCATGGGCatgttttaaaatttggttTTAGTGACCGAGACAACTTGGTGTTTTTAAACCACGTAGCTCACGTGTACTCAAAATGCATGGATTACAATGCTGCTCGTAAGGTGTTTGATAATATGCCTACGAGAAATGCTTTTTCTTGGACTGTCATGATTGTTGCATCGAACGAACATGGCTACTACCGTTACGGGTTGGAACTTTTTTGCATGATGTTGGATAGAGGTGTGTTGCTTGATGGGTTTGCTTTCTCCGCTGTTTTGCAGTCTTGTGTTGGATTAGATTCCATTGAGTTTGGTGAGATGGTGCATGCCCAAGTTGTTCTTAGGGGTTTTCTTATGCATGCTGTTGTGGGTACATCTCTTCTCAACTTTTATGCAAAGTTAAGAAAGTGTGAGTGTTCTGTTAAGGTGTTCAACAACATGCCAGAGCTTAATGATGTTTCTTGGAATGCAATGATTTCTGG GTCAATTGGGCAATTAGGTGACATTAACAAGTGTCATGAAGTTCATAGGTATGCTTCTGAATTGGGATTGGATTGCACTACTTCGGTTGGAACGGCTCTTATTGATATGTACTCTAAGTGTGGGTTTTTGTCCGATGCACGAGTTCTTTTCGACTCGAAGTTTGCAAGTTGTCTGGTTAATGCGCCTTGGAATGCAATGATAACAGGCTATTCACAAGCTGGTTGTCACTTAGAAGCTTTGGAAATGTTCGCAAGAATGTGCCAAAATGATGTCAAACCAGATCTTTACACATTTTGTTGTCTGTTCAACTCAATTGCTGCTTTGAAGTGTCCCAAAGCCTTAAAGGAGACACATGGGGTGGCTCTAAAAGGTGGATTTGATGCGTTCGAAATTAGCGTATCGAATGCCCTAACCGATGCTTATGTAGAATGTGAGTCACTTGAAGCTGGAGAGAAGGTATTTTATAGAATGGACAAGAAAGATATAGTATCTTGGACAACCATGGTGACTGCATATTGTCAATATTCTGAGTGGTGGAAAGCCTTGGGTATCTTCTCACAGATGCGGAATGAAGGCTTTGCACCCAATCATTTTACATTTTCTAGTGTGATTACAGCATGTGGTGGTCTTTGTTTACTAGAATTTGGCCAGCAGATTCATGGTTTGATATGCAAGGCCAGGTTGGAAACTGACTCATGCATTGAAAGTGCTCTAATTGACATGTACTCCAAATGTGGCAATTTGGTAGAAGCAAAGATGATATTTGAAAGGATATCAAACCCTGATACTGTTACTTGGACTGCAATTATATCCACTTATGCTCAACATGGTCTTGTTGAAGATGCCCTTAAACTCTTCAAAAAGATGGAACAATCAGCTGTGAAAGTCAATGCTGTTACATTGTTATGTATCCTTTTCGCTTGTAGCCATGGAGGAATGGTGGAGGATGGCTTGAGAATTTTTAATCAAATGGAGAGCAGATATGGTGTGGTACCGAAAATGGAACATTATGCTTGCGTTGTTGATCTCTTAGGCCGCGTTGGCCACTTGAATGAAGCAGTGGAATTTATCGACAGAATGCGGATCAAACCAGATGAGATGGTTTGGCAGGCTCTGTTAGGAGCATGTAGGATTCATGGAAATTTTGAGCTAGCCGAGACGGCTGCTCAAAAGATTATATCAATTCAACCTGAACATTCTTCTACCTATGTTCTTTTGTCCAACACTTACATGGAATCAGGGTTACATAGAGTTGGAGTTGGTTTGAGAGATGTCATGAAAGAACGAGGCATTAGAAAGGAACCAGGGTATAGTTGGATTTCTGTGAGAGGTGAGGTTCATAAGTTTTATGCTAGAGATCAACAACATCCTCAGAAAGATAAAATCTACACTATGTTAGAAGAGTTGACTAGGCATATGAAGTACATGCATTATGAACCAGaatttagtttaatattttaa